One region of Corvus cornix cornix isolate S_Up_H32 chromosome 14, ASM73873v5, whole genome shotgun sequence genomic DNA includes:
- the RBBP6 gene encoding E3 ubiquitin-protein ligase RBBP6 isoform X2, with the protein MSCVHYKFSSKLNYDTVTFDGLHISLSDLKRQIMGREKLKAADCDLQITNAQTKEEYTDDSALIPKNSSVIVRRIPIGGVKATSKTYVISRSEPVSGTSKAIDDSSASISLAQLTKTANLAEANASEEDKIKAMMTQSGHEYDPVNYMKKPVGPPPPSYTCFRCGKPGHYIKNCPTNGDKNFESVPRIKKSTGIPRSFMMEVKDPNTKGAMLTNTGKYAIPTIDAEAYAIGKKEKPPFLPEEPSSSSEEDDPIPDELLCLICKDIMTDAVVIPCCGNSYCDECIRTALLESEEHTCPTCHQTDVSPDALIANKFLRQAVNNFKNETGYTKRLRKIQQQQQQQQQQQLPPPPPPPPPPLMRQTITRNLQPLMRPAMARQQDPLMIPLASLASRSALSSLGPGPSMAAGLPVNPSSVVVSDLPPAVSLSLRGEKPDGPFRDADAVLPPALMTAAELSKSSPLSISSLLEEKGYQVPVLRQPAIPSLLGPQGQSIPTTGHPMRAGALRRPGWELSNRGRPHSDRAQRTQAPSLPASAPVFVPVPPPPLYPPPPHALPLPPGVPPPQFPPQFPPGQPPSAGYTVPPPGYPPAPANMSSAWVPTAVPAAHSNTIPTTQAPPLSREEFYREQRRLKEEEKKKSKLDEFTNDFAKELMEYKKIQKERRRSFSRSKSPYSASSYSRSSYTYSKSRSGSSRSRSYSRSFSRSHSRSYSRSPPYQRRGKGKSRNYRSRSRSHGYHRSRSRSPPYRRYHSRSRSPVFRGQSPTKRTVPQGEAEREYFNRYREVPPYDMKAYYGRSVDFRDPFEKERYREWERNYREWYEKFYKGYAVGAQPRPPVNRENFSPERFGPPGTRRENSPYARGRREEYPAGQSHRNRNIAGNYPEKPGRESHGIKDPTKSKEKEVENPLGDGKGNKHKKHRKRRKGDENEGFPNVELLEGARKPREPVPTEDAKADSLFMLPSRDDATPVRDEPMEADSIAFKPVSEKEKKEKDKPKAKIEKTKRKVEVAAAPKKDNVAKPAKASQEKVDPDREKSPRTEPPVKKVKEELPKTDSVKTSSSQKDEKAVGTPRKAHPKVAKDHPETRPAKEEKAKKEHPKEAKVEKPSSKEDKSKKPAEKSKLSDAKPEKRKRKAEEKVDKEHEAASTKASKPETAELKTSPKGKAEPEGEKGEWTPEKDKAAFLNNPSKKIKLNRETGKKIVSGENVPPGKEAVEKPEPSSSKVKAEKAKGKARRKVTAADGASSTLVDYTSTSSTGGSPVRKPEEKPDTKRTVIKTLEEYNNDITAPAEDVIIMIQVPQSKWDKDDFESEEEDIKSTTQVPPSVGKPASVIKPVSAKAPNPLKHTEKETEPLEKTQKAAKEVSYESTQHDAKSSKSSVSSEKGKTKDRDHSLSDKDSSEKRKSSVQPEKEHSERAAEQGNGKTISQSSKDGRSSEKHDSGRGSTAKDFTPNRDKKSDHDGSREHSSSKRRDEKSESARRKDSPSRIRDSTAVQKSKPREERVEPPKKGPVEAKRSSYSPPRERKPTEHKAVHDSKRPAEEHKPPDKNPGKEKEKEKEKHVPEVKSNKEKEPGGNKPPVKQDSPEVKVEKENVAGQSDKGAAKPKPPVSSAARLSSDLTRETDEAAFVPDYNESDSESNVSAKEEEAAGKTPKEAKEKAVDKVKEEAAVPAPTEQTEVGRSQSQSSPSVSRSRSHSPSESQTRSHSSSASSGESQDSKKKKKKKEKKKHKKHKKHKKHKKHVGNETELEKSQKHKHKKKKSKKSKDKEKDDQKVKSVTT; encoded by the exons AATACACTGATGATAGTGCCCTGATTCCCAAGAACTCATCGGTGATTGTGAGGAGAATCCCTATTGGAGGAGTTAAAGCTACCAGCAAAACATACGTTAT AAGTCGAAGTGAGCCAGTGAGTGGAACATCAAAAGCA ATTGATGACTCTTCTGCATCTATTTCTCTGGCCCAGCTTACTAag ACTGCCAATCTGGCTGAAGCCAATGCTTCCGAGGaggataaaataaaagctatgATGACACAGTCTGGCCATGAATATGATCCAGTCAA TTACATGAAGAAACCTGTGGGGCCACCTCCACCCTCGTACACCTGTTTTCGCTGTGGCAAACCTGGGCACTACATAAAGAACTGTCCAACTAATGGG GACAAAAATTTCGAGTCTGTTCccagaattaaaaaaagcacaggaattCCAAGAAGTTTTATGATGGAGGTGAAGGACCCCAACACAAAGGGTGCCATGCTGACCAACACTGGGAAATACGCAATTCCAACCATAGATGC GGAAGCTTATGCTATAGGAAAGAAGGAGAAGCCTCCCTTTCTACCCGAGGAGCCGTCCTCCTCCTCAGAAGAAGATGATCCTATTCCAGATGAGCTGTTGTGTCTCATTTGTAAGGATATAATGACGGATGCGGTTGTTATTCCCTGCTGTGGAAACAGTTACTGTGATGAAT GTATTAgaacagcactgctggagtCTGAGGAACACACATGCCCTACCTGCCATCAGACAGATGTTTCTCCCGATGCTTTAATCGCCAACAAGTTTCTACGCCAG GCTGTCAACAACTTCAAAAATGAAACTGGCTACACAAAAAGGCTCCGTAagattcagcagcagcagcagcaacagcagcagcagcagctgccacctccACCACCACCGCCACCGCCCCCCCTGATGCGGCAAACGATAACGCGCAACCTGCAGCCACTGATGCGGCCGGCCATGGCCAGGCAGCAGGACCCGCTCATGATCCCACTGGCCTCCCTGGCTTCCCGCTCCGCCCTCTCATCCTTGGGCCCTGGGCCATCCAtggcagctgggctgccagTGAATCCGTCTTCTGTGGTTGTCTCTGATCTCCCTCCAGCAGTGTCCCTTTCTCTCCGTGGGGAAAAGCCAGATGGACCTTTTCG CGATGCTGATGCTGTTTTGCCTCCTGCTCTGATGACTGCTGCTGAGCTTTCCAAATCTTCCCCTTTATCAATCAGCAGTTTGTTGGAAGAGAag GGCTATCAGGTTCCTGTACTGAGACAACCAGCGATACCAAGTCTTCTGGGCCCTCAAGGACAATCAATACCCACAACTG GTCATCCAATGAGAGCTGGTGCACTTCGCCGGCCAGGCTGGGAACT TTCAAATCGAGGACGCCCGCACAGTGACCGTGCCCAAAGGACTCAGGCCCCATCACTGCCAGCATCAGCACCAGTCTTTGTGCCTGTGCCTCCACCTCCCTTGTATCCTCCACCACCCCATGCACTTCCTCTTCCTCCGGGGGTACCACCACCACAGTTTCCTCCTCAGTTTCCACCTGGGCAGCCTCCATCCGCTGGGTACACTGTCCCCCCTCCCGGATatcccccagctcctgcaaaCATGTCATCAGCTTGGGTCCCAACAGCAGTGCCAGCGGCTCATTCAAACACCATCCCAACGACACAAGCACCTCCTCTCTCTAGGGAGGAGTTTTACAGAGAGCAACGGAGGCTTAAAGAGGA ggaaaagaaaaagtccaaACTTGATGAGTTTACAAATGATTTTGCTAAGGAATTGATGGAATATAAAAAGATTCAAAAGGAGCGTAGGCGTTCGTTTTCCAG gTCCAAGTCACCCTATAGTGCTTCATCTTACTCTAGAAGCTCATACACCTACTCCAAGTCACGCTCAGGTTCGTCGCGCTCCCGCTCCTACTCGCGCTCCTTTAGCCGCTCCCATTCCCGCTCCTACTCGCGGTCGCCGCCGTATCAGAGACGAGGCAAAGGGAAGAGTCGGAACTACCGCTCCCGGTCACGGTCCCACGGTTATcaccgctcccgctcccgctcgCCCCCGTACAGGCGCTACCACTCCCGCTCCAGGTCTCCGGTGTTCAGAGGCCAGTCCCCCACCAAACGGACTGTCCCGCAGGGCGAGGCTGAGCGCGAGTACTTCAACCGCTACAGAGAGGTCCCCCCGTATGACATGAAGGCTTACTATGGCCGCTCGGTGGACTTCAGAGACCCCTTTGAGAAGGAGAGATACAGAGAGTGGGAGAGGAACTACAGAGAGTGGTACGAGAAGTTTTACAAGGGCTATGCTGTGGGCGCTCAGCCCCGGCCTCCGGTGAACAGAGAGAACTTCTCTCCAGAAAGGTTTGGCCCACCTGGGACCAGACGAGAGAATTCACCGTATGCTCGGGGACGGAGGGAGGAGTATCCCGCTGGGCAGAGCCACAGGAATCGTAATATAGCTGGAAACTATCCTGAAAAGCCTGGGAGAGAGAGCCATGGCATCAAAGATCCTACAAAATCAAAAGAGAAGGAGGTGGAAAATCCACTGGGAGATGGCAAAGGcaataaacataaaaaacaccggaagagaagaaaaggggatGAGAATGAAGGATTTCCCAATGTTGAGCTGTTAGAAGGGGCAAGAAAACCAAGAGAGCCAGTTCCAACAGAAGATGCTAAAGCAGACTCTCTATTCATGCTGCCAAGCAGGGATGATGCCACCCCTGTAAGGGATGAGCCCATGGAAGCAGATTCCATTGCTTTTAAACCAGTgtctgaaaaggagaaaaaggagaaggataAGCCAAAAGCGAAGATTGAGAAGACAAAGCGGAAAGTTGAAGTGGCGGCTGCTCCGAAGAAAGACAATGTAGCAAAACCAGCTAAAGCTTCCCAGGAAAAGGTAGACCCCGATCGCGAAAAATCTCCTCGAACGGAACCTCCTGTGAAAAAAGTCAAGGAAGAGCTGCCAAAGACAGACAGTGTTAAAACCTCTTCCTCTCAGAAGGATGAGAAGGCTGTTGGTACCCCACGGAAGGCTCATCCCAAAGTGGCAAAGGATCACCCAGAAACCAGACCAGCCAAGgaggagaaggcaaagaaagaGCATCCTAAAGAAGCCAAGGTAGAGAAGCCCTCCAGCAAGGAGGATAAGTcaaaaaaacctgctgagaAAAGCAAACTTTCTGATGCCAAacctgagaaaaggaaaagaaaagcagaggaaaaggttGATAAAGAACATGAAGCGGCTTCCACAAAGGCCTCTAAACCCGAAACTGCAGAATTGAAAACATCGCCCAAGGGGAAGGCTGAGCCcgagggggaaaaaggagagtGGACACCAGAAAAGgataaagctgcttttcttaACAACCCGTCCAAAAAGATTAAACTTAACcgagaaactggaaaaaagatTGTGAGCGGAGAAAATGTGCCACCTGGAAAAGAAGCTGTGGAGAAAcctgagcccagcagcagcaaagttaAAGCggaaaaggcaaagggaaaagcaagaaggaaagtGACGGCAGCTGATGGCGCTAGCTCGACTCTTGTGGATTACACCAG CACAAGTTCCACTGGGGGAAGCCCTGTAAGGAAGCCTGAGGAGAAGCCAGACACCAAACGAACTGTCATTAAGACCCTGGAGGAGTATAACAATGACATAACAGCCCCTGCTGAGGATGTCATTATCATGATCCAGGTCCCTCAATCCAAGTGGGATAAAGATGACTTTGAGTCTGAAGAGGAAGACATCAAATCCACCACCCAGGTGCCCCCAAGTGTAGGAAAACCTGCCAGTGTTATCAAACCTGTGAGTGCAAAGGCACCAAACCCTCTCAAACACACTGAAAAGGAGACAGAGCCTctggagaaaacacagaaagctgCAAAAGAGGTGAGTTACGAAAGCACCCAACATGATGCCAAGAGTTCAAAAAGTTCCGTGTCAagtgaaaaaggcaaaaccaaagaCCGGGATCATTCTTTGTCAGACAAGGACAGTTctgagaagaggaagagcagtgTTCAGCCAGAAAAAGAGCACTCAGAACGTGCAGCTGagcaaggaaatggaaaaactaTATCTCAATCTTCCAAAGATGGCAGATCTTCAGAGAAACACGATAGTGGCCGTGGCTCCACTGCGAAGGACTTCACTCCCAACCGAGACAAGAAGTCTGACCATGATGGCAGCAGGGAGCATTCGAGTTCCAAGCGCAGGGATGAGAAGAGTGAATCAGCACGGAGGAAAGACTCCCCATCCCGGATCAGAGACtccacagcagtgcagaagaGCAAACCGAGAGAGGAGCGTGTGGAGCCGCCCAAAAAGGGCCCCGTGGAGGCCAAGCGGAGCAGCTACAGCCCCCCGCGGGAGCGCAAGCCCACGGAGCACAAGGCTGTGCATGACTCCAAGCGCCCCGCCGAGGAACACAAACCTCCGGATAAAAACCcggggaaagagaaggagaaagagaaagagaagcatgTACCAGAAGTCAAGAGCAATAAGGAGAAAGAGCCAGGTGGGAATAAACCACCTGTGAAACAGGACTCGCCAGAAGTTAAAGTGGAAAAGGAGAACGTGGCGGGTCAGAGCGATAAAGGTGCGGCGAAGCCAAAGCCGCCAGTGAGCAGCGCCGCACGCCTCTCGTCTGACCTCACCCGCGAGACCGACGAGGCCGCCTTTGTGCCAGACTACAACGAGAGCGACAGCGAGAGCAATGTGTCTGCAAAGGAAGAGGAGGCCGCAGGGAAAACGCCCAAGGAAGCgaaggaaaaggctgtggaTAAGGTGAAAGAGGAGGCAGCAGTCCCGGCTCCCACCGAGCAGACGGAGGTGGgcaggagccagagccagagcagccccagcgTCAGCCGCAGCCGCAGCCACAGCCCCTCCGAGAGCCAGACACggagccacagcagcagtgccagctcaggGGAGAGTCaggacagcaagaaaaagaagaaaaagaaagagaagaagaagcaCAAGAAGCACAAGAAACACAAGAAGCATAAGAAACATGtgggaaatgaaacagaattgGAAAAGAGccaaaaacacaaacacaagaagaaaaaatcgAAGAAGAGCAAAGATAAAGAGAAAGATGACCAAAAAGTGAAATCTGTCACAACATAA
- the RBBP6 gene encoding E3 ubiquitin-protein ligase RBBP6 isoform X1 codes for MSCVHYKFSSKLNYDTVTFDGLHISLSDLKRQIMGREKLKAADCDLQITNAQTKEEYTDDSALIPKNSSVIVRRIPIGGVKATSKTYVMTPKSHKILETTFRSRSEPVSGTSKAIDDSSASISLAQLTKTANLAEANASEEDKIKAMMTQSGHEYDPVNYMKKPVGPPPPSYTCFRCGKPGHYIKNCPTNGDKNFESVPRIKKSTGIPRSFMMEVKDPNTKGAMLTNTGKYAIPTIDAEAYAIGKKEKPPFLPEEPSSSSEEDDPIPDELLCLICKDIMTDAVVIPCCGNSYCDECIRTALLESEEHTCPTCHQTDVSPDALIANKFLRQAVNNFKNETGYTKRLRKIQQQQQQQQQQQLPPPPPPPPPPLMRQTITRNLQPLMRPAMARQQDPLMIPLASLASRSALSSLGPGPSMAAGLPVNPSSVVVSDLPPAVSLSLRGEKPDGPFRDADAVLPPALMTAAELSKSSPLSISSLLEEKGYQVPVLRQPAIPSLLGPQGQSIPTTGHPMRAGALRRPGWELSNRGRPHSDRAQRTQAPSLPASAPVFVPVPPPPLYPPPPHALPLPPGVPPPQFPPQFPPGQPPSAGYTVPPPGYPPAPANMSSAWVPTAVPAAHSNTIPTTQAPPLSREEFYREQRRLKEEEKKKSKLDEFTNDFAKELMEYKKIQKERRRSFSRSKSPYSASSYSRSSYTYSKSRSGSSRSRSYSRSFSRSHSRSYSRSPPYQRRGKGKSRNYRSRSRSHGYHRSRSRSPPYRRYHSRSRSPVFRGQSPTKRTVPQGEAEREYFNRYREVPPYDMKAYYGRSVDFRDPFEKERYREWERNYREWYEKFYKGYAVGAQPRPPVNRENFSPERFGPPGTRRENSPYARGRREEYPAGQSHRNRNIAGNYPEKPGRESHGIKDPTKSKEKEVENPLGDGKGNKHKKHRKRRKGDENEGFPNVELLEGARKPREPVPTEDAKADSLFMLPSRDDATPVRDEPMEADSIAFKPVSEKEKKEKDKPKAKIEKTKRKVEVAAAPKKDNVAKPAKASQEKVDPDREKSPRTEPPVKKVKEELPKTDSVKTSSSQKDEKAVGTPRKAHPKVAKDHPETRPAKEEKAKKEHPKEAKVEKPSSKEDKSKKPAEKSKLSDAKPEKRKRKAEEKVDKEHEAASTKASKPETAELKTSPKGKAEPEGEKGEWTPEKDKAAFLNNPSKKIKLNRETGKKIVSGENVPPGKEAVEKPEPSSSKVKAEKAKGKARRKVTAADGASSTLVDYTSTSSTGGSPVRKPEEKPDTKRTVIKTLEEYNNDITAPAEDVIIMIQVPQSKWDKDDFESEEEDIKSTTQVPPSVGKPASVIKPVSAKAPNPLKHTEKETEPLEKTQKAAKEVSYESTQHDAKSSKSSVSSEKGKTKDRDHSLSDKDSSEKRKSSVQPEKEHSERAAEQGNGKTISQSSKDGRSSEKHDSGRGSTAKDFTPNRDKKSDHDGSREHSSSKRRDEKSESARRKDSPSRIRDSTAVQKSKPREERVEPPKKGPVEAKRSSYSPPRERKPTEHKAVHDSKRPAEEHKPPDKNPGKEKEKEKEKHVPEVKSNKEKEPGGNKPPVKQDSPEVKVEKENVAGQSDKGAAKPKPPVSSAARLSSDLTRETDEAAFVPDYNESDSESNVSAKEEEAAGKTPKEAKEKAVDKVKEEAAVPAPTEQTEVGRSQSQSSPSVSRSRSHSPSESQTRSHSSSASSGESQDSKKKKKKKEKKKHKKHKKHKKHKKHVGNETELEKSQKHKHKKKKSKKSKDKEKDDQKVKSVTT; via the exons AATACACTGATGATAGTGCCCTGATTCCCAAGAACTCATCGGTGATTGTGAGGAGAATCCCTATTGGAGGAGTTAAAGCTACCAGCAAAACATACGTTAT gaCTCCTAAATCGCACAAAATCCTAGAAACTACTTTCAG AAGTCGAAGTGAGCCAGTGAGTGGAACATCAAAAGCA ATTGATGACTCTTCTGCATCTATTTCTCTGGCCCAGCTTACTAag ACTGCCAATCTGGCTGAAGCCAATGCTTCCGAGGaggataaaataaaagctatgATGACACAGTCTGGCCATGAATATGATCCAGTCAA TTACATGAAGAAACCTGTGGGGCCACCTCCACCCTCGTACACCTGTTTTCGCTGTGGCAAACCTGGGCACTACATAAAGAACTGTCCAACTAATGGG GACAAAAATTTCGAGTCTGTTCccagaattaaaaaaagcacaggaattCCAAGAAGTTTTATGATGGAGGTGAAGGACCCCAACACAAAGGGTGCCATGCTGACCAACACTGGGAAATACGCAATTCCAACCATAGATGC GGAAGCTTATGCTATAGGAAAGAAGGAGAAGCCTCCCTTTCTACCCGAGGAGCCGTCCTCCTCCTCAGAAGAAGATGATCCTATTCCAGATGAGCTGTTGTGTCTCATTTGTAAGGATATAATGACGGATGCGGTTGTTATTCCCTGCTGTGGAAACAGTTACTGTGATGAAT GTATTAgaacagcactgctggagtCTGAGGAACACACATGCCCTACCTGCCATCAGACAGATGTTTCTCCCGATGCTTTAATCGCCAACAAGTTTCTACGCCAG GCTGTCAACAACTTCAAAAATGAAACTGGCTACACAAAAAGGCTCCGTAagattcagcagcagcagcagcaacagcagcagcagcagctgccacctccACCACCACCGCCACCGCCCCCCCTGATGCGGCAAACGATAACGCGCAACCTGCAGCCACTGATGCGGCCGGCCATGGCCAGGCAGCAGGACCCGCTCATGATCCCACTGGCCTCCCTGGCTTCCCGCTCCGCCCTCTCATCCTTGGGCCCTGGGCCATCCAtggcagctgggctgccagTGAATCCGTCTTCTGTGGTTGTCTCTGATCTCCCTCCAGCAGTGTCCCTTTCTCTCCGTGGGGAAAAGCCAGATGGACCTTTTCG CGATGCTGATGCTGTTTTGCCTCCTGCTCTGATGACTGCTGCTGAGCTTTCCAAATCTTCCCCTTTATCAATCAGCAGTTTGTTGGAAGAGAag GGCTATCAGGTTCCTGTACTGAGACAACCAGCGATACCAAGTCTTCTGGGCCCTCAAGGACAATCAATACCCACAACTG GTCATCCAATGAGAGCTGGTGCACTTCGCCGGCCAGGCTGGGAACT TTCAAATCGAGGACGCCCGCACAGTGACCGTGCCCAAAGGACTCAGGCCCCATCACTGCCAGCATCAGCACCAGTCTTTGTGCCTGTGCCTCCACCTCCCTTGTATCCTCCACCACCCCATGCACTTCCTCTTCCTCCGGGGGTACCACCACCACAGTTTCCTCCTCAGTTTCCACCTGGGCAGCCTCCATCCGCTGGGTACACTGTCCCCCCTCCCGGATatcccccagctcctgcaaaCATGTCATCAGCTTGGGTCCCAACAGCAGTGCCAGCGGCTCATTCAAACACCATCCCAACGACACAAGCACCTCCTCTCTCTAGGGAGGAGTTTTACAGAGAGCAACGGAGGCTTAAAGAGGA ggaaaagaaaaagtccaaACTTGATGAGTTTACAAATGATTTTGCTAAGGAATTGATGGAATATAAAAAGATTCAAAAGGAGCGTAGGCGTTCGTTTTCCAG gTCCAAGTCACCCTATAGTGCTTCATCTTACTCTAGAAGCTCATACACCTACTCCAAGTCACGCTCAGGTTCGTCGCGCTCCCGCTCCTACTCGCGCTCCTTTAGCCGCTCCCATTCCCGCTCCTACTCGCGGTCGCCGCCGTATCAGAGACGAGGCAAAGGGAAGAGTCGGAACTACCGCTCCCGGTCACGGTCCCACGGTTATcaccgctcccgctcccgctcgCCCCCGTACAGGCGCTACCACTCCCGCTCCAGGTCTCCGGTGTTCAGAGGCCAGTCCCCCACCAAACGGACTGTCCCGCAGGGCGAGGCTGAGCGCGAGTACTTCAACCGCTACAGAGAGGTCCCCCCGTATGACATGAAGGCTTACTATGGCCGCTCGGTGGACTTCAGAGACCCCTTTGAGAAGGAGAGATACAGAGAGTGGGAGAGGAACTACAGAGAGTGGTACGAGAAGTTTTACAAGGGCTATGCTGTGGGCGCTCAGCCCCGGCCTCCGGTGAACAGAGAGAACTTCTCTCCAGAAAGGTTTGGCCCACCTGGGACCAGACGAGAGAATTCACCGTATGCTCGGGGACGGAGGGAGGAGTATCCCGCTGGGCAGAGCCACAGGAATCGTAATATAGCTGGAAACTATCCTGAAAAGCCTGGGAGAGAGAGCCATGGCATCAAAGATCCTACAAAATCAAAAGAGAAGGAGGTGGAAAATCCACTGGGAGATGGCAAAGGcaataaacataaaaaacaccggaagagaagaaaaggggatGAGAATGAAGGATTTCCCAATGTTGAGCTGTTAGAAGGGGCAAGAAAACCAAGAGAGCCAGTTCCAACAGAAGATGCTAAAGCAGACTCTCTATTCATGCTGCCAAGCAGGGATGATGCCACCCCTGTAAGGGATGAGCCCATGGAAGCAGATTCCATTGCTTTTAAACCAGTgtctgaaaaggagaaaaaggagaaggataAGCCAAAAGCGAAGATTGAGAAGACAAAGCGGAAAGTTGAAGTGGCGGCTGCTCCGAAGAAAGACAATGTAGCAAAACCAGCTAAAGCTTCCCAGGAAAAGGTAGACCCCGATCGCGAAAAATCTCCTCGAACGGAACCTCCTGTGAAAAAAGTCAAGGAAGAGCTGCCAAAGACAGACAGTGTTAAAACCTCTTCCTCTCAGAAGGATGAGAAGGCTGTTGGTACCCCACGGAAGGCTCATCCCAAAGTGGCAAAGGATCACCCAGAAACCAGACCAGCCAAGgaggagaaggcaaagaaagaGCATCCTAAAGAAGCCAAGGTAGAGAAGCCCTCCAGCAAGGAGGATAAGTcaaaaaaacctgctgagaAAAGCAAACTTTCTGATGCCAAacctgagaaaaggaaaagaaaagcagaggaaaaggttGATAAAGAACATGAAGCGGCTTCCACAAAGGCCTCTAAACCCGAAACTGCAGAATTGAAAACATCGCCCAAGGGGAAGGCTGAGCCcgagggggaaaaaggagagtGGACACCAGAAAAGgataaagctgcttttcttaACAACCCGTCCAAAAAGATTAAACTTAACcgagaaactggaaaaaagatTGTGAGCGGAGAAAATGTGCCACCTGGAAAAGAAGCTGTGGAGAAAcctgagcccagcagcagcaaagttaAAGCggaaaaggcaaagggaaaagcaagaaggaaagtGACGGCAGCTGATGGCGCTAGCTCGACTCTTGTGGATTACACCAG CACAAGTTCCACTGGGGGAAGCCCTGTAAGGAAGCCTGAGGAGAAGCCAGACACCAAACGAACTGTCATTAAGACCCTGGAGGAGTATAACAATGACATAACAGCCCCTGCTGAGGATGTCATTATCATGATCCAGGTCCCTCAATCCAAGTGGGATAAAGATGACTTTGAGTCTGAAGAGGAAGACATCAAATCCACCACCCAGGTGCCCCCAAGTGTAGGAAAACCTGCCAGTGTTATCAAACCTGTGAGTGCAAAGGCACCAAACCCTCTCAAACACACTGAAAAGGAGACAGAGCCTctggagaaaacacagaaagctgCAAAAGAGGTGAGTTACGAAAGCACCCAACATGATGCCAAGAGTTCAAAAAGTTCCGTGTCAagtgaaaaaggcaaaaccaaagaCCGGGATCATTCTTTGTCAGACAAGGACAGTTctgagaagaggaagagcagtgTTCAGCCAGAAAAAGAGCACTCAGAACGTGCAGCTGagcaaggaaatggaaaaactaTATCTCAATCTTCCAAAGATGGCAGATCTTCAGAGAAACACGATAGTGGCCGTGGCTCCACTGCGAAGGACTTCACTCCCAACCGAGACAAGAAGTCTGACCATGATGGCAGCAGGGAGCATTCGAGTTCCAAGCGCAGGGATGAGAAGAGTGAATCAGCACGGAGGAAAGACTCCCCATCCCGGATCAGAGACtccacagcagtgcagaagaGCAAACCGAGAGAGGAGCGTGTGGAGCCGCCCAAAAAGGGCCCCGTGGAGGCCAAGCGGAGCAGCTACAGCCCCCCGCGGGAGCGCAAGCCCACGGAGCACAAGGCTGTGCATGACTCCAAGCGCCCCGCCGAGGAACACAAACCTCCGGATAAAAACCcggggaaagagaaggagaaagagaaagagaagcatgTACCAGAAGTCAAGAGCAATAAGGAGAAAGAGCCAGGTGGGAATAAACCACCTGTGAAACAGGACTCGCCAGAAGTTAAAGTGGAAAAGGAGAACGTGGCGGGTCAGAGCGATAAAGGTGCGGCGAAGCCAAAGCCGCCAGTGAGCAGCGCCGCACGCCTCTCGTCTGACCTCACCCGCGAGACCGACGAGGCCGCCTTTGTGCCAGACTACAACGAGAGCGACAGCGAGAGCAATGTGTCTGCAAAGGAAGAGGAGGCCGCAGGGAAAACGCCCAAGGAAGCgaaggaaaaggctgtggaTAAGGTGAAAGAGGAGGCAGCAGTCCCGGCTCCCACCGAGCAGACGGAGGTGGgcaggagccagagccagagcagccccagcgTCAGCCGCAGCCGCAGCCACAGCCCCTCCGAGAGCCAGACACggagccacagcagcagtgccagctcaggGGAGAGTCaggacagcaagaaaaagaagaaaaagaaagagaagaagaagcaCAAGAAGCACAAGAAACACAAGAAGCATAAGAAACATGtgggaaatgaaacagaattgGAAAAGAGccaaaaacacaaacacaagaagaaaaaatcgAAGAAGAGCAAAGATAAAGAGAAAGATGACCAAAAAGTGAAATCTGTCACAACATAA